Below is a genomic region from Roseovarius arcticus.
TGGCAGGTGGGCGACCGCGTCTGTGCCCTGCTGCCCGGTGGTGGATACGCCGAATATGTGGCTACCCCCGCCGCACATTGCCTGCCGATCCCCGAGGGAATGGGCATGGCCGAGGCGGCCTGCCTGCCCGAGAACTACTTTACCGTCTGGACCAATGTCATGGACCGGGGCGGGCTAAAGGCGGGCGAGGTATTTTTAGTCCACGGTGGGTCGTCCGGTATCGGAACGACGGCGATCCAACTGGCGCATGTCATGGGCGCGCGCGTATTCGCGACCGCCGGAACGGATGAGAAATGCGCCAAGTGCGCCGCGCTAGGCGCAGAGCGTGCAATCAACTACCGCGACGAGGATTTTGTCCAGATCCTGCGGTCTGAGGGCGGCGCCGACCTGATCCTTGACATGGTTGGGGGCGACTACATCCCGCGCAACGTCAAGGCACTGTCGGATGATGGCCGTCTGGTACAAATCGCGTTCCTTGGCGGCCCCAAGGCCGAACTGAACTTTTCCCAGGTAATGGTCCGGCGCCTGACGATCACCGGCAGCACACTGCGCCCGCAGAGTGATCTGGCCAAGGCCCGGATTGCCGCCGCGCTACGCCGTGACGTGTGGCCATTGCTAAGTGGGGGCCGCATTGCCCCGGTGATGGACAGCACCTTTGCGCTGTCAGATGCCGCCAAGGCACATGCCCGGATGGAAAGCAGCGCCCATATCGGCAAGATCGTTTTGAAGGTCGGGTAGATGGCCCTGGGTGCGGTGCAGATTGCGGTCCTGGCGCTGGGTATTCTCAGCCTTGGCCTGAGTGCGCTGGCGATCCGGCGTGATGCGCCGCTGACGTGGGAGTGGGCATTGCCGGCCGTGATGGAGCGGGGCGGCGCGCCTGTCTTTGAGACCGTTCTGGACTACACCGCTAAGACAGGCATAGCCCATTCGCCCGCTGTTATCGTGAACAAGGAGGGTGCCAGCATATTGTGGTTCGCCGGCTCGCAGGAGGCGCAGGCGGATGTCGATGTCGTCGGCGTCGATATCGGAGCAGACGGCGCGGTGTCCAAGATTACGCCGCGCCTCACGCGGAGCGCTTTGGGCGATGCGTTCGAGCCTCGCCAATTGGTCGTCACGCTAGGCAATACAGTGCAAAATGATGGGGCTGCAGATACTCTCTATACCACGGCGGTATCGGTGGGGGGCTGGGCCATGGCATCAATTGCTGAGGTGCAGATGGGGCCAAGCGGGCCGCTGCGCGCGCGCAAACTGAACCTGTCGCCGCTGCTCAACCGCTCATTTCTGGTAAAGTCGCCGATGGCCGGTTACGCCGATGGCAGTTTTGCGCTGCCCGCCTATTTCGAGATGGGCGCCACCTACGGCGCGCTAGTGCGACTTGATGGGCACGGGCGGGTGCGCGACATGCGCCGGATGCCGGGCCGGATGAAGGCGATCCAGCCGATGATCGTGCCGCTGGACGGCGCGCGCGCCGTGGCGTTTCTGCGCAATTTCGACAGCGGCGCGCGGCGGCTGCTGGTTACGCGCACAAGCGACGGTGGCCAGACGTGGGACGAGGTGCGCGAGATGGACGTGCCAAATCCCAGTGCGCCGGTCGCCGCACTGGGCATCGGTGGCGACGACATCCTGATGGCGGTCAACGATGATGCGTCGGATGGCGGCATATTGAACCTTGCGCTGAGCGAAGATAGCGGCGCGACGTGGCGACACTTGAAGACACTAGAATCCGGCAGCGGCGATGCGCGCTATCCAATGATGCGCGCGCTACCGGATGGTCGCATCCTGCTGGCCTACAGCACAGCGGCCAAGCGAGGGATACGCGCGCACATATTTAATCTTGCATGGGCGATGGCCGAATGATCGGTGCGTTGACTGCCCTTTGGCTAGCGTCACTGCTGGGTTGGCTGGCCTTTCTGATTTTGGGCATCGGAGTGCAGGCGCAAATGGCGGTGCCGATTGGGCTGGCTCTGGGCCTTGGCTGTGCGGTGCTTCTGCGCGATACCCTTCCGCTGCGGGGCATCGTTGCGCTATTTGGGCCTGTTGGCGCAGTGCTCCCGCTGATTATCTTGCGGCAGATGGCCGCGCAATTGGGTGTGCCAGTACAGCCCTTTGGCAGCGTGGAGTTGCTGGTGTTTTTGGCGCTCTATCTCGCGTTTCTCGCTAGTGCGGCAGGGGCGATTCCGGTGGATATCTACCGGCTGGGATATGCGCCGATCCCGGTGGCGGGGATTGTGCTGGCGCTGTGCGCATATGGATTTGCCCAAGGAAGTGTGTTCGTTCCGCTTTTGGCGGTGACGGGGCAGGCGATGTGGGTCATGGGCTGGGGGAGCAGCAATTACTTTGATCATGTGCTGCACCCTATTCTCGTGCCGGCGGTCGCAGCTGTATTGGTGTTACGGCTGTTTTAAGGGGTGTTTGGGGGCTTTGCCCCCCACGCCTGAATTCCTTTGAAATTCAGGCGCTCCCCCAGGATATTTTTAGCAAAAAGAAATGAGCCTCAGATATTGCGCAGCTCAGCGTCAAGCGCGTCTCCGCTAGCCGCGCGCGCGCTGGACGCTGATGCGATCAGTGCGTAGGCAGCCGGCGTCAGGAATAGGGTGAAGGCGGCGGCAAGGCCCAGTCCGCCAAAGATGACCCAGCCGATAGCTGCGCGCGCCTCGGCCCCCGGCCCGCTGCCGAGGATCAGAGGCAGTCCTGCCATCACCGTACAGATCAGCGTCATGGAGATGGGACGCAGGCGGGCGCGCGCCGCCTCTAGCGCGGCATCGGGCGCAGACGCGCCGCGGTCACGCAGTTGGTCGGCAAACTCGACCAGAAGAATGCCATTCTTGGCCATGACACCCACCAGCATCAGAACACCGATCTGGCTGTAAATGTTAATCGTGGTGCCGGTCAGCAACAGCGCATAAATCGCGGCGCAGATGCCGAACGGGACGGTCGTCATTACGACCAGAGCGCTGGTCAGGCTTTCGAACTGGGCCAAGAGAACCAGAAAGACGACAATCAGTGCAATGATATAAGTAGCTGTGAGGGCGCTTGACGTCTCATCCAGCGACGCGGCCTCGCCAAGGAAGATAAGTCCAATGTCGCCGGGCAATTCTACATCTCCCAGTGCGCGCATATTGTCGATGACACCGCGTAAGGGCGTTTCGGGGGCTATTGACGCGCTCAGCTCAATCGCGCGGCGTTGGGCGTGGCGATCAAGCTCGGCGGCGACACCGTTTTCCTCAAATTTGACCAGCTGGCTGAGGGGGACAAGGCCGCCGCCCGCCCCGCGCACATAGAGGTTCATTAGGTCAGAGGGGTCGCGAACCGCGCCTGCGCTGGATTGCAGAATGATTGGCACAGCCTCGTCCTGAATCGTCAACTCTGCGATTTCGTCCTCGTCTATCAGCGCGCGCAGGGTCGTCGACAAGGCCGACATTTCGACCCCCAGATCCGAGGCGCGGTCGCGGTCAACGAGGACGTTCAATTGTGGCTGTGTCGCCTGATATTGCACGCGGATATCCGATAGGCCCGGCACGCCCTCCATCGCCTCGGCAAAGCTATATGCCGCCTCCGCGATCTGCGGATATGTCGGCCCTGTCAGCGCGATGCTGAGGCCGCCCGCCGAGCCGCGCAGGCCCAGGCTGTTGCCGCCAAAGATGCGGCCCTGAGCGCCAGCGAGACTGCCAAGTTGCGGGGTGATCTGCGCCTCAATCTCGGCTTGGGAGACGCGGCGCTGGTCCCAGGGCGCGAGGCGCAGACCGATGCTGCCGCGATTGAGGTCATAGCGCCCTGTAATGGAGTAGAGGCTGGCCGCCAGTCCCTGATCGACAAAGGGCTGCATCATCGCCTCGACATGCTCGACCTGCCGGTCGGTGTAGTCGAGGCCTGTTCCGTCGGGCCCCTGTATCCACACCGAAATTTCGCCGCGATCCTCATCGGGCAGCAGCTCTTCGCCCAATTGGCCGTAGACGAGGGAGGCTGTCCCGGCCAAAAGGGATGCCGCGACCAGCGTGACCAAGGGTGCGCGTATCATGGGCGTAATCAGTGCGGCATAGCCATTTGCCAGCTTACCGCCAAGGCGGGCCAATGGCCCTGTGCCGCCGCCCATATCGCCGCTGAGCGAGGCCAGCATCGGGCACATCGTCAGCGCCACAAAGGACGATAAGCCGACCGTGATGGCCAGAACGAAGCCAAATTCGGTGAAAAGACGACCCGCTTCGCTGGGCAGAAACGAGATCGGCACGAATACCGCGATCAGCGTGACGGTGGTGGCGATGACGGCAAAGAACACCTCTCGCGCACCGATGGCCGCGGCGGCGCGCGGCCCCAGACCCTGCTGCCGCTTGCGCTGAATATTTTCGGTGACAACGATGGCATCGTCGACGACGAGGCCAGTTGCCAGCACCAACGAAAGAAGAGTGATCAGGTTTATTGAGAATCCCATCAGCCAGATAGCAGCAAGTGATCCGGTCAGCGCGATGGGGATGGTGATCGCCGGGATCAAGACCGTTCGCAGCTTGCCAAAGAACAGCCAGATGACGCCGATCACGATCAACAGAGCAAAGGCCAGCGACTTGGCCACCTCAGCGATCGAGCCCTTGATGAACACCGCGCTGTCCGAGGTGATCTCGAACCCAAGCTCGCCGTAGCGCAGGCGCAAGCGGTCAATGGCGCGGCGGATATCGTCCGAGATTTGGACCGTGTTTGATTGCGCCTGCCGCACGATGCCGAGGTTCAGCACCATTCGCCCGTCCAGCCGCGCGACGCTGCTCGCTGTGGCAAGGCCGAAATAGACATCGGCAACATCGCCCAGCCTGACGTTCTCCCGCACTTTCAGCTCTTGAATACGGGCGGGATCGGTGACGGTGGCGTCGGCGCGTACCAGCACCTCAAGCTGGCCTGAGCCGAAGCTGCCGACTGGCACGTCAAATTGTGCCGCGCGCAGGGTGCTTGCCACCTCGGCGATGGACAGACCGAACGCGGCGAGCCTCTCGGGCGCGACCTCGACCCGAAGCACGCGCTGGCGATCGCCGAACACGGCCACCTCGGCCACGCCCGGCACGGCGGTGAATTCGGGAATAACCGCATCTTCGACCAACCGGGTCAGCTGGTCGATGGAGCGCGCATCACTCCAGATTGCGATGTCCATGATGGGATTGGCGTCCTGCTCGGACTTGACGACATACAGATCCTCGACGCCTTCCGGCAGGCGATTTTCCACCCGCGCGACAGCCTCACGCACATCGCTGGCGGCTGTGTCCAGATCGCGGGAGGCGCTGAATTCGACGCGCATGCGGAAGTTACCCTCCTCGGACGAGGTTCTGACCGACGTCACCCCGGCGACCCGCGCGACTGCGCCCTCGACGAGGGAGGCAACCTCGGCGTCCAGCGTGGTGGGGGAAGCGCCGGGATAGTTGGCGCGCACTGATACGATGGGGCGGTCGATGTCCGGAAGCTCGCGAATTTCCACACCCCAGAGCGCGCCGACCCCGGCGATGACGATCATCAGGTTCATCACGGCGGCCAGCCAAGGGCGCCTTACGCTAAGCGCGCTTATGCCTCCGCTATCGCTCATGTCGCGCCTGCAGCAGGGGTGTTCAGCACGTTGACCGCGCGGCCGGGTCGCATCCTTTGCAGGCCCTCGACGACAATACGGTCGCCTTCGGACAGCGGGCCGTCCACGATGACCGATCCGGCCCTGCGGCGGATCAGGCGCACCTCAACGGGCTGCGCGTTGCCTGTGTCATCAACGCGCCAAACTTGCAGCGAGCCACCCGAAAATTGAAGCGCTAGTTCCGGCAAGATGGGATAGCGCGCGCCGGGCAAGTCCAGCGTGACGGTGAACGACGCGCCGGGGCGCAGCACATCAGGCTCGTTCGGGATCGTGGCGCGCACGCGGGCTGTGCGACTGGCGGCAGCGACGCGGCTGTCGATGGCTGTAATCTCGCCGCGCAGCACACCGGCGTCGGTGCTGGATGAGGTCGCGCGCACCGGCAAGCCCAACTTGGTGCGCGGGAGCAGCGCCTCGGGCAAATCGAACTCGACCAATATCTGGCTGCGATCGTCATAACTGGCGATGGGGTCGCCGAGCGTGAGGCGGTCGCCCGCCTCGACCGCCGCAATCCCTGCGATCCCGGCAAAAGGCGCGCGCAGCACGCGGTTGTCCAAATCGGTGCGGGCCTGGTCCAGCTCAATCTCGGCTATGCGAAAGGCCGTCATGGCATCCTCAAATCGGGTTGCCGTGGTTGTGCCAGTGTCGCGCAGGCCTTGATAGCGGGTTTGTTCCGAGGTCGCGCGCTCCTGCCTTGCCTCGGCCAGCGCGACGGCCAGCCGCTGATCGGTGTCATCCAGCCGCAATAGCGGATCGCCTGCCTCGAAATGGCGGCCGGGGGCAATTGTCACATCGGTCACCTCACCGCCCGCAGGTGCACGAAGCATGACCGAGCGCAGCGCAAACCCGGTGCCGACGGCAGCAAAGGACAACGTATCCTCGGCCAGCGCCACAGTCGTAACGAGGACGGGAACGCCCGCGTCACCGTCGCCGCGCGCGGCCTCTGTCGTCTGGGCCGGCTGCCATAGCGCGATCAGATCAGCGCGGAAGTGCCACGCGCCCGCCGCGCCCGCGATCAACGCGGCGCTGAGGATGAGCTGCTTCCAGATAGATGTTCTTTGCATAGGCCTATCGCGTTTGTGCGGGAAACCGGACCGCCCCCGGGTTTTACAATAGCCTGCCGAGCGGCTACGTCATGCCCTCATTTATGCGATTGCCCAACGAAAAACGCCGCCGGAGCGTATCCGGCGGCGTTATCTATCTACATTGGCAGTGGCTTAAGCGGCCAGCGCACCCTTGGCCTGGTCAACGATCGCGGCGAATGCTGCGGGCTCGTGCACGGCCAGATCGGCCAGAACCTTGCGGTCCACTTCGACGCCGGCCAGTGCCAGACCGTTGATAAAGCGGCTGTATGTCAGCGCTTCGTCATGGCCGCGCACGGCTGCGTTGATCCGCTGGATCCACAGGGCGCGGAAGTTCCGCTTGCGATTCTTACGGTCGCGTGTGGCGTACTGGTTGGCCTTGTCGACCGCCTGCGTGGCGACCTTAAAGGTATTTTTCCGGCGGCCGTAGTAACCTTTGGCTGCTTTGGTGATTTTCTTGTGACGGGCGTGCGTGACGACGCCACCTTTTACTCTCGACATATCAAATCCTCCTTAGCGCGCGTAGGGCATCATCGGCTTGATGATCTGCTCATCAGCCTTTGACAGGGTGGTGGTACCGCGTGCGTTGCGGAGGAATTTGTTGCTGCGCTTGATCATGCCATGCTGTTTACCAGCTTGGGCTGCGATCACACGGCCTGAGGCCGAGATCTTGAACCGCTTTTTGCAGCTCGATTTTGTCTTCATCTTGGGCATTTCCGGCTCCTCTTTGGTGGTCGGTCGGACGCGCGACTCGGCATGCCACTCTGGGCCGGACGCGCGGGTGAAGGTCGCCTTTTAGGGGTGCAGGCCCACCAACGCAAGGGCAAAGCGGCGTTAGCGGGTGATCATTCCCACTACGCGGACAAAGGCGTTCGGCACATCTGTCAGGCTGTAGCCCGACGGCTTCTTTTGAATGGCCCAGACCACGAGGCAGCCCGCCGCAATCAGCACCAGTGCCGCCACGCGGGGCGGCCGCCTATCGGACAGCGCCGAGATGATGGCCGGCACTGCAAAGATGCCCAGTACTACGCCTATGACCAGTGTGAGGTCGCTGTCCATGTTTCGTCGTCCATCCATTTAAGTGCCCCTACGGCACTCTAGCTTGGTTCGGTGGCGTAGATCAAACTTTCCTGACACGGCGCGACACGAAGGATGTTCGTGGTGCCCGGCACGTTGAACGGCACGCCTGCTGTCACCACGATCTGGTCCTCGGTCGTGGCGTAGCCTTGGGCTCGCGCGGCGCGCGCGGCGTTGATGACCGCTTGTTTAAAGCGGTTCAGCTCTGGCGTCATCACGCAGTTGACGCCCCAGCTCAGCGTCAGGCGCCGCGCGGTGCCGCGCTGCGATGTCATGGCGATGATAGGAACGCGCGGACGCTCGCGCGCGGTCAAGAGGGCGGTGGTGCCGGACTGAGTAAAGCAGCAGATCACCTTGATATCGGTCGTCTCTGCGATTTCGCGCGCAGCGGCCACGATACCATCGGCGACCGTCTTGCGGGCGATGCTGCGCGACGCCTCGATGATCTGTGTATAGGTCGGATCGTTTTCGACCTCGCGTGCGACGTTGTCCATCGTGGTCACGGCCTCTATCGGGTAGCTGCCTGCGGCCGATTCCGCCGATAGCATGATGGCATCCGCGCCCTCATAGATAGCGGTGGCGACATCGCTGACCTCTGCACGTGTCGGCACAGGCGCGGTAATCATCGATTCCAGCATCTGGGTGGCGACGATCACCGGCTTGGCGGCCGAGCGGCAGGCCCGCACGAGGCGTTTCTGGATGGGCGGCACGTTCTGCACTGGCAGTTCGACCCCCAGATCGCCGCGCGCGACCATGATGCCGTCCGAGGCGGCGAGGATCGCGTCAAAGCGCGTCACAGCTGACGGCTTCTCAATCTTGCTGAGGATCGCCGCGCGGCCTCCGGCCAATTTGCGGGCCTCGGTCACATCCTCAGGGCGCTGCACAAAGCTGAGCGCGAGCCAGTCGACACCCAGCTGGCAGACGAATTCCAGATCCTTACGGTCCTTTGCCGACAAAGCGGCCAGAGGCAATTCGACATCGGGCACGTTCACACCCTTACGGTTGCTGATCGTGCCACCGACGATGACCTCACAATCGGCGAAATCCTTGCCGCACTCGTTGACCTTCAGGCGAATCTTGCCATCGTTGACCAAGAGGGATGCGCCCTGCTCCAGCGCCTCAAAGATCTCGGGATGGGGCAGGCAGACGCGGGATGCGTCCCCCTCGGCCTTGTCCAGATCAAGGCGGAAGGCGGCGCCGACCACCAGCTCCTCTTCGCCATTGGCAAAGACACCGACGCGTAGTTTTGGCCCCTGAAGGTCGGCGAGGATGCAGATCGGGCTGTCCAGATCCTTCTCTACCTGGCGAATGATGCGGTGCTTTTCGCGGATTTCGTCATGCTGTCCATGGCTCATATTCAGGCGGAAAACATCTGCGCCAGCCTC
It encodes:
- a CDS encoding NAD(P)H-quinone oxidoreductase; translation: MTDTMQAVEITKAGGPDVLKLATRPRPQPRAGEVVIRVAYAGVNRPDALQRAGAYDPPPGASDLPGLEASGEISAIGEGSCEWQVGDRVCALLPGGGYAEYVATPAAHCLPIPEGMGMAEAACLPENYFTVWTNVMDRGGLKAGEVFLVHGGSSGIGTTAIQLAHVMGARVFATAGTDEKCAKCAALGAERAINYRDEDFVQILRSEGGADLILDMVGGDYIPRNVKALSDDGRLVQIAFLGGPKAELNFSQVMVRRLTITGSTLRPQSDLAKARIAAALRRDVWPLLSGGRIAPVMDSTFALSDAAKAHARMESSAHIGKIVLKVG
- a CDS encoding exo-alpha-sialidase, yielding MALGAVQIAVLALGILSLGLSALAIRRDAPLTWEWALPAVMERGGAPVFETVLDYTAKTGIAHSPAVIVNKEGASILWFAGSQEAQADVDVVGVDIGADGAVSKITPRLTRSALGDAFEPRQLVVTLGNTVQNDGAADTLYTTAVSVGGWAMASIAEVQMGPSGPLRARKLNLSPLLNRSFLVKSPMAGYADGSFALPAYFEMGATYGALVRLDGHGRVRDMRRMPGRMKAIQPMIVPLDGARAVAFLRNFDSGARRLLVTRTSDGGQTWDEVREMDVPNPSAPVAALGIGGDDILMAVNDDASDGGILNLALSEDSGATWRHLKTLESGSGDARYPMMRALPDGRILLAYSTAAKRGIRAHIFNLAWAMAE
- a CDS encoding efflux RND transporter permease subunit, translated to MSDSGGISALSVRRPWLAAVMNLMIVIAGVGALWGVEIRELPDIDRPIVSVRANYPGASPTTLDAEVASLVEGAVARVAGVTSVRTSSEEGNFRMRVEFSASRDLDTAASDVREAVARVENRLPEGVEDLYVVKSEQDANPIMDIAIWSDARSIDQLTRLVEDAVIPEFTAVPGVAEVAVFGDRQRVLRVEVAPERLAAFGLSIAEVASTLRAAQFDVPVGSFGSGQLEVLVRADATVTDPARIQELKVRENVRLGDVADVYFGLATASSVARLDGRMVLNLGIVRQAQSNTVQISDDIRRAIDRLRLRYGELGFEITSDSAVFIKGSIAEVAKSLAFALLIVIGVIWLFFGKLRTVLIPAITIPIALTGSLAAIWLMGFSINLITLLSLVLATGLVVDDAIVVTENIQRKRQQGLGPRAAAAIGAREVFFAVIATTVTLIAVFVPISFLPSEAGRLFTEFGFVLAITVGLSSFVALTMCPMLASLSGDMGGGTGPLARLGGKLANGYAALITPMIRAPLVTLVAASLLAGTASLVYGQLGEELLPDEDRGEISVWIQGPDGTGLDYTDRQVEHVEAMMQPFVDQGLAASLYSITGRYDLNRGSIGLRLAPWDQRRVSQAEIEAQITPQLGSLAGAQGRIFGGNSLGLRGSAGGLSIALTGPTYPQIAEAAYSFAEAMEGVPGLSDIRVQYQATQPQLNVLVDRDRASDLGVEMSALSTTLRALIDEDEIAELTIQDEAVPIILQSSAGAVRDPSDLMNLYVRGAGGGLVPLSQLVKFEENGVAAELDRHAQRRAIELSASIAPETPLRGVIDNMRALGDVELPGDIGLIFLGEAASLDETSSALTATYIIALIVVFLVLLAQFESLTSALVVMTTVPFGICAAIYALLLTGTTINIYSQIGVLMLVGVMAKNGILLVEFADQLRDRGASAPDAALEAARARLRPISMTLICTVMAGLPLILGSGPGAEARAAIGWVIFGGLGLAAAFTLFLTPAAYALIASASSARAASGDALDAELRNI
- a CDS encoding efflux RND transporter periplasmic adaptor subunit, with the protein product MQRTSIWKQLILSAALIAGAAGAWHFRADLIALWQPAQTTEAARGDGDAGVPVLVTTVALAEDTLSFAAVGTGFALRSVMLRAPAGGEVTDVTIAPGRHFEAGDPLLRLDDTDQRLAVALAEARQERATSEQTRYQGLRDTGTTTATRFEDAMTAFRIAEIELDQARTDLDNRVLRAPFAGIAGIAAVEAGDRLTLGDPIASYDDRSQILVEFDLPEALLPRTKLGLPVRATSSSTDAGVLRGEITAIDSRVAAASRTARVRATIPNEPDVLRPGASFTVTLDLPGARYPILPELALQFSGGSLQVWRVDDTGNAQPVEVRLIRRRAGSVIVDGPLSEGDRIVVEGLQRMRPGRAVNVLNTPAAGAT
- the rplT gene encoding 50S ribosomal protein L20; the protein is MSRVKGGVVTHARHKKITKAAKGYYGRRKNTFKVATQAVDKANQYATRDRKNRKRNFRALWIQRINAAVRGHDEALTYSRFINGLALAGVEVDRKVLADLAVHEPAAFAAIVDQAKGALAA
- the rpmI gene encoding 50S ribosomal protein L35, whose protein sequence is MPKMKTKSSCKKRFKISASGRVIAAQAGKQHGMIKRSNKFLRNARGTTTLSKADEQIIKPMMPYAR
- the pyk gene encoding pyruvate kinase — its product is MRRHRNVKIVATLGPASETYDMIRALHEAGADVFRLNMSHGQHDEIREKHRIIRQVEKDLDSPICILADLQGPKLRVGVFANGEEELVVGAAFRLDLDKAEGDASRVCLPHPEIFEALEQGASLLVNDGKIRLKVNECGKDFADCEVIVGGTISNRKGVNVPDVELPLAALSAKDRKDLEFVCQLGVDWLALSFVQRPEDVTEARKLAGGRAAILSKIEKPSAVTRFDAILAASDGIMVARGDLGVELPVQNVPPIQKRLVRACRSAAKPVIVATQMLESMITAPVPTRAEVSDVATAIYEGADAIMLSAESAAGSYPIEAVTTMDNVAREVENDPTYTQIIEASRSIARKTVADGIVAAAREIAETTDIKVICCFTQSGTTALLTARERPRVPIIAMTSQRGTARRLTLSWGVNCVMTPELNRFKQAVINAARAARAQGYATTEDQIVVTAGVPFNVPGTTNILRVAPCQESLIYATEPS